In Heterodontus francisci isolate sHetFra1 chromosome 5, sHetFra1.hap1, whole genome shotgun sequence, one DNA window encodes the following:
- the pdp1 gene encoding pyruvate dehydrogenase phosphatase catalytic subunit 1 encodes MLVPIQLVFPALRNGEISRVYVTAFHHHSLQRYLATQVGQRAADRSLQKTFSRSLLRWGKAEYLFGHFHLRNYRTTVAQFYNLTPPQVNSILKANEYSFKVPEFDGKNVSSVLGFDSNQLPSNSPVEDRRCAATCLQTRGMLLSVIDGHAGCACAQAVSERLFYYIAVALLNQETLLEIENAVENGRVVLPLLQWHKHPIDYFSKEASKMYFDSLRTYWQELIDLHTKETPDTIEALTNSFKRLDNDISLEAQVGNSNSFLNYWQLRVAFSGATACVAHIDGVDLHIANTGDSRAVLGVQKEDGTWSAHTLSSDHNAQNESEVERVKSEHPKSEAKTVIKQNRLLSLLMPFRAFGDVKFKWSIDLQKRVLESGPELLHENECTKFFPPNYHTPPYLTAQPEVTYHKLRPQDKFLVLATDGLWEILHREEVVRIVGEHLTGVHLQQPISVGGYKVTLGQMHGLLMERRARMSSAFEDQNSATHLIRHAVGHNEFGAIDHEHLSKMLSLPEELARMYRDDITVTVVQFNSHVIHTHYKHNAEN; translated from the coding sequence ATGTTGGTGCCAATACAGCTTGTGTTTCCAGCACTTAGAaatggagagataagcagagtatACGTCACCGCATTCCACCATCACAGCCTCCAGCGTTACCTGGCTACACAAGTTGGTCAGCGTGCAGCAGACAGATCCCTGCAGAAGACATTTTCAAGATCCTTGCTCAGATGGGGCAAGGCCGAATACTTATTCGGTCACTTCCATTTAAGGAACTACAGGACCACAGTTGCACAGTTTTATAACCTTACTCCTCCTCAAGTTAACAGCATCCTGAAGGCAAATGAGTACAGTTTTAAAGTACCTGAATTTGATGGGAAGAATGTTAGTTCTGTTCTGGGTTTTGATTCTAACCAGTTGCCATCTAATTCCCCAGTTGAAGATCGAAGGTGTGCAGCTACCTGTCTGCAGACCAGAGGCATGCTGCTGAGTGTTATAGATGGACATGCAGgatgtgcctgtgcacaggcagtgaGCGAACGACTGTTTTATTATATTGCTGTTGCTTTGCTAAACCAGGAAACCTTATTAGAAATAGAGAACGCAGTGGAAAATGGCCGTGTTGTATTGCCACTTTTACAGTGGCACAAACATCCTATTGACTATTTCAGTAAGGAGGCTTCTAAAATGTACTTTGATAGCCTAAGAACCTATTGGCAAGAGCTAATTGACCTCCACACTAAGGAGACACCTGATACAATAGAAGCTTTGACAAATTCATTCAAAAGGCTTGATAATGATATTTCACTGGAAGCCCAAGTGGGTAATAGTAACTCTTTTCTCAATTATTGGCAGTTGCGAGTGGCATTTTCTGGTGCAACTGCCTGTGTTGCACATATAGATGGTGTAGACTTGCACATTGCAAATACTGGAGACAGCAGAGCTGTACTTGGTGTTCAGAAGGAGGATGGAACCTGGTCTGCACACACACTGTCCAGTGACCATAATGCACAGAATGAGAGTGAAGTGGAAAGGGTTAAATCTGAACACCCAAAGTCGGAAGCAAAAACTGTTATTAAACAAAACCGTCTGCTTTCCTTGCTAATGCCATTTAGAGCTTTTGGAGATGTTAAGTTCAAGTGGAGCATAGATCTGCAGAAACGGGTATTGGAGTCTGGTCCAGAGCTGTTACATGAGAATGAATGTACAAAATTTTTCCCACCTAATTATCACACTCCCCCATATCTAACAGCTCAACCTGAAGTCACTTACCATAAACTAAGGCCTCAGGACAAATTCCTTGTATTAGCCACAGATGGTCTGTGGGAAATATTACATAGAGAGGAAGTTGTAAGAATTGTTGGGGAGCATCTAACTGGTGTCCATCTTCAGCAGCCTATTTCTGTTGGGGGTTACAAAGTGACTCTTGGTCAGATGCATGGCCTATTAATGGAGAGAAGAGCTCGCATGTCGTCTGCGTTTGAGGATCAAAATTCTGCAACTCATCTTATACGGCATGCAGTTGGTCACAATGAATTTGGGGCTATTGATCATGAGCACTTATCTAAAATGCTAAGTCTTCCAGAAGAACTGGCACGAATGTACAGAGATGATATAACTGTTACAGTAGTGCAGTTTAATTCTCATGTTATacatacacattacaagcataatgCAGAAAACTAA